The Watersipora subatra chromosome 7, tzWatSuba1.1, whole genome shotgun sequence genomic interval tacgaaattacgatattacgaaattacgataattagtactcatattaattcggttggcttcgttcgaccgaatggaaaaaaaagaccgctctataatttatttaccgttactacacatattaattcagttcgcttcgtacgaccgaaattcgtacgacgataaaagaaaagaccgctctataaggcggacagacagatagacagatagatagacagacagacaacgattgccgtttatatagtagatcaaTTTGtaacatgagtatatatatatatatatatatatatatatatatatatgtaaaatcatgctacagacagtacggTTTCGACTATTGAAGCTTCACCAGGACAGCTTAGAGTCAGAGAGCCAGCAAGGGAGATAACTCACAATGCTAATGAGAGTcaacttcctgccatgaaacaactaattTGCTTCACAGACAATagctgtgaggcaacttagtcaCAACAGTAGCTGTGAATTAATTGTCTTTATATTGGTAAAACTTACGCAATCTTTAGCAGGGTTTGCGATTTCTCGAAAAATTATTAAGTTTTGTCATTATATAAAAAGCTCCAGCAACATTAAACATGAATAGACGTGCAAAAATCAATATAAAATGATAttcataaaacaaaattatagaATGCGAACAAAAATTTAAGTTTGAAGTTTGCTGAAGTTAACATATGAGTTAATAAATAACCATACAAATTTTTATTCAGTTTCATAAGGCTTCCGAATTGATTACCCAAATAAACTATTTCCTTTGAAGAACATTCAAGATCTTGACCAAAATTTTTGAAGTGGTCGAAAATCTCTGATAGGAGCTCACTTCCAGCTACAGTTTCTACCTGCACATTTATGTTGATGTTAGCCATATCATATCCTTTCATATGTGAAGATTATAATCAATGGATATTTACTAGATATCGTTGGATAAATAAGCCAATAATTATTTGGATAATTATGAGGTTTATAATACAAAACTTCTACTTTAAAAATGTTGCACTTTATGGTGTTTTGGTTAAAAAGAATTATAGTtcgattgaaattttttatatatttaagttTATAGTTCAAGTTTATAGAATGAACAAAGCATATTTTGTTATTGCTTACATTTAAGAAGAAATTAGCATGGGCTCCTTAGATTAATTCACATTCAAAATTTGCAGATCATCCAGCTAAAGCCAGAGGACCAAAATCAGATTGTTTGAGGCTAAGCTGCCATTGAAATGTTGGCAAGCTAGTAGTTTGCTAGCTTTCTGTAGCAGTAAATTAAGCTGTCTGATAGAGTACAAAAAAGTTCTTCAGGGCAAAAACTCAGGCCTATCTTCTCATGGCAGAATAACTCCTGCTCAATTCAAAGTTGCGCATTATATCGACAGTGTGATTAGAATGAAGCCACATGACCTTCAGGTAATGATCTGAAAGCTTTTGCCATTAGGCCAATAAGCATTAGGCATTTTGGCTTATTGCTAGTTCATTATAAAACCCATTACAATTAGCATTtaatacttttatgttaaaacaGTTTGGTCAACTACAAACTAAATGCTCTGTGCTGTATAACCCAACATCTGCTAAAACATACATACACGACAAGTTTTTGTTGCAAAACTAATGCAACATTAAATACCGACAGAACTACAGTCAAAAGACCCGGTTTAATTTATGGTCAAAGATTCTGAGCATGTATTAATTCTATTGACTTTAAATCCAACTCACTTTAATTGTGGAATTTTATCTCCCACACCCTATATCTTAACTCTTGTAAAGAATTTTCTGAGACCGTTAACTCTACAAGCAACCAAACTACTTGAGTTCGACAGGCAATCAATACATATTTCTCACAATATATAATGCTGCAGTTCAAAGTATGCGACGATCACCTGCACTGTATGAGACTTCTATGTGCTTTGCTTGACTGCGCTCATTCGTGCTCATTCGCGATCAGTTTGTACATATCATTTTGGTAAGCTCCACCCCTTGACCGCAGAGGCCGACTCGGTGATAAGCCAGTCCTCTGTGGCTGACTGAGTGATCGACACGGGCATCACACTTTTGGTTGAGTCAGGGACAAGCTCGGTCTTCCTAAGGTCTCGGCTGCTGTTTCTCCCACCCTGGAGGGACCAAGCCGCTCTCCTGGACACTTCTCGGTATTTCGGGCGTGTGGTTTTCTCTCAACTTCGGGTCCGATCATCTACTGCTGTCACACTAGAATTGTAATCTTaactctttactataataagagctttGTCTGTTCATTCGTTCTTTCGTTTGTTCACCTGCCCAAAGCCATGCTCAAAGCTCCAGGAAAAAAAATTGGACCACACAGAAATCAAGCCTGGATATTCAGCTTAAAAGATGGggttgcatcaaatttgagttgattttaaaagaaagtatttttctttgtctatcagttgatatgttgtttgttgtgttaggtgatctcaatgtcaagatatttgaagattaaaatcgaaaaaatttgatgcggtaaaaacgctcaggccaaaaagcATGCCCAGACTTTAAAAAGAGATGTAACgggtgatacaacctgtctctatctcttgtaATCACATCGGCtgttgcgataaaagtctagtcctacgcggctctattagcatatattttattttgtatttgctcgtattggctagaataaaattttaaatccagctacagatacattagtACTAATGTTTccaacaaggaaaattaaaagcttgccatattagcttcttctaaacgctgtgtaaacatcttagtaccgactaccaattctaccggtctacggtaattctgtcaagcaaaccaTATAGAAAAAGGTCTtggtatcggcacagttccgtcgctacccgcactaatgatatacagcctcccaaaagccccgcccacatgatgcccATTGCCTATCCTCAGGGAGGGGCTGTATACCATTTCccacaccaaaaactagtttcttactaagtaaaataagcaagctgcgtctttgaaaagaatgtgTGGCGAAACAAACTACATCCCTAAGTCATTtacattgtatagtcgactgtcaacgttatcgagtcattactggtatcaatttgtagaaaaaaatttactggtcacatttgattagttgattcaagtactaaaccaatggtcgagctatgcaaaaacgcctgtccatgcagctctgattacacttcataaatccatctatcagacaagatttcagcacaggtgtcaacggggctatgatgtattcaatgttctgcaaatcatgttttgcattatcttcaaatatattattgtattatataagttttacaagcaaaacaatttttatcttataaagcttttattaaaaatatccaccCAAATCGTAGCCACTCACATAGTTACAGCTCATACAATAGGGCAAATTCatttactgcagcaaactcaaacaaaacatcatggtttatgtaGCACATATTCAAGTCTCcatttcccatttatggcagtttctacactgacaaagctgtttcagctggtgggaccacataaacatcctgtaatcagtaaaataaatgcaataaatatatgtcattcatagatatgtcattctaactcgtatctactgaaagctttcaaattgggagttagatagattgcgagtgtaattttaaaaatgaataaatgtttaaagaATAAAGAATTTTTCAaagaataaatgttttaaagaataaatgtttaacaagcataagtacgccaagccaacgattcgaagctttggttctggaagttaaagatgtgcattgatcaatcgattttctccattttctacaagtgagaagtgaacatctaaagtcacatcataaatttaatttactagctaaaactaccaaagaaagtttgaagcaaatatagctaggtgaaacgataaaaaattataaaacgatgattgatgatagcaaaaaagttattattctattaattagtaaatgcaTTCGTGAGTACTCAAagtattacctttagtatattcatcaatctaagccattgtattgctagatgctacagattaaaaagaagccatcaagaactcactgtgcgTCCTTATCTCGCACGCGtgcacaggaaattacattataacctcaaacaggaaaatataatctgaatgtaaacacaacaatatatctataggagactcaaagtatttacctccattctcctattttCCTCTaaaactttaaccacctgatgcccagaaaactcatactcaccttcgcagtaactttacagtaatttttacaattctgttgttcgtcaatcaAACGTGTCGAtcaagtaattcattaaagtaccgatgttaattaatttagtaaatttcGATGTCCATGCcatataataatagagtaaaatccctaaatttgagatcacaaaCAACGCGTTttatgagtgataacatttattatgacctatataaaagtttcgtgctgatgattggctaataaaaTTATCGTATATTTATCACTCATTGACTCTTTTctgatgtatcactagttacgtcacaaatgaagcacccgctggaatttgagctttttaaaagatggcctcattcaaacacatgtatctctggacagggttagtctacaaagacaaaaataacctcaaattgtagctgatgttttagccttttattggttttaatcTCACTAAATCGACCTCTTTGACGCAACCATATCTGGTGTGAGGCACACTACTAACAACATCACTTTGCTGCATTATAGAATAATAGTGCAGATAACTATTACACACGACGATATCTCATGGTGCAAGGGACTGCGAGCGGGCTAGTGCtgtatatacatttaatcaCAAGCAAAATCCACTTTACCTATTATACCTAAACTAAACACTGTCACAAACCTAACACCTTATTCAATAATCAAAACATGGTACAAGCTAACATAAGGAAAACCCAACTTTAAGCCAAGCTCTGTCTGTGTATTAAATGTGGTGgttgtttacaaattttttttaaagaagaaTATGTCATAATAAGTATGACAGATTAATCATCAACTGTTCCTCCacctttaaaaattttaatttgcgTTTAGGTTGTTTAAAAGCCTTGAAGTAGTGCTAATCTAAAAAGTCTTTTTGAATCATTTGTTTTGACCTCAAAAACTGTTGACCAGTCggtgtatgcatgtacatatttgCATAACAAAAATACGATGCGCAGACTAGAACACAAGCTGATATACATAACTTCAAGTAAGCCAATATGTAGATTCTAGAGCAGATTCAGAATCTGATAAAAATATCTTAGAGTGAGTCAATATTCAGATTCTAGAACAGGCTGGTGCACATATTTGGCAAAGGTAAATTAAAACTTTAATAGTCATTTAACttgttttgctttcttttttagcaatttttgcaTTACACTGTACAAACATGCGCAGCACACTTGCGTTAAAACTCTTCACAGAACAGATTGTATTCTCAATGTAATAAATTAGGTTGTACTTATCTCACTATAGCTTGtatagtcccacgaccaaacacgagcgaagcgagtgtttgggagcttcataataaatgcatatgtgcacacagctCCCAAAAGTATCCGCCAACGACCAAACCCAAACCATTGTACCGAAATTCCatcaaaaatttaaccatttttctgtcgagtcgtttaagtataataatgatacaaaacacatataaacctatctaaatatgttaccaagtctttgaaaagtgccgacaatatcctaaaacttacccatccgatcggattatacataactagaaagattaTTTTGGCCTAAAACCGTCATTGAAACCTGGCCAgtctttttaatcaaaattaagactggccaataaaatgcccgtaaagctgtgcgacagatagaaccataaagccgtgcacatttcatgagaaaaacgtgcacatttcaccagtctatggtaaagtccaattgccaaaggttacTGTAATAAACGtatactgtttgaggcgtagaccaatttacaggtacgaaaatgtggtattcagtttatcagcctatgttttttcaTCCAACTACCAAAGGttacattaaattatttagaacattagccaaatttcttaacatcttatgtacaagctagggccgaactacaatgcccctttatgacaaaaacatttctttattttgctccactttgcagaaaacttttaaacacacatgaatgctaatgcttgctttctgttacagatcgctgtcaaaaccattctacattcaacacaaccaactttcaaactgtgtatattacacagcagcttaccattttacttctaatattgcatttttcctattgcacgaaagagatataaacatatagtcctttcctttcattattgctgtttgttgtacataataacacccagtacatacATCGCGGCTACCATCGCGGCTACCATCGCGGCTACCATCGCGGCTACCATCGCGGCTACCATCGCGGCTACCATCGCGGCTACCATCGCGGCTACCATCGCGGCTACCATCGCGGCTACCATCGCGGCTACCATCGCGGCTACCATCGCGGCTACCATCGCGGCTACCATCGCGGCTACCATCGCGGCTACCATCGCGGCTACCATCGCGGCTACCATCGCGGCTACCATCGCGGCTACCATCGCGGCTACCATCGCGGCTACCATCGCGGCTACCATCGCGGCTACCATCGCGGCTACCATCGCGGCTACCATCGCGGCTACCATCGCGGCTACCATCGCGGCTACCATCGCGGCTACCATCGCGGCTACCATCGCGGCTACCATCGCGGCTACCATCGCGGCTACCATCGCGGCTACCATCGCGGCTACCATCGCGGCTACCATCGCGGCTACCATCGCGGCTACCATCGCGGCTACCATCGCGGCTACCATCGCGGCTACCATCGCGGCTACCATCGCGGCTACCATCGCGGCTACCATCGCGGCTACCATCGCGGCTACCATCGCGGCTACCATCGCGGCTACCATCGCGGCTACCATCGCGGCTACCATCGCGGCTACCATCGCGGCTACCATCGCGGCTACCATCGCGGCTACCATCGCGGCTACCATCGCGGCTACCATCGCGGCTACCATCGCGGCTACCATCGCGGCTACCATCGCGGCTACCATCGCGGCTACCATCGCGGCTACCATCGCGGCTACCATCGCGGCTACCATTCatactaatattgcatttctcaaccagcagtactctttcttttttccattatcacttggTTCGTGAGTtgtatgacagaggaatttctAGTGAGATAGTTGTTCTCAATATACACAGACTTCACTGTTTGATCAGACTACATTGACAAAATAGCATTAATAAATAACCAAGCAGATcagaatgtatatattaaatagtTTGATTTCTTTGCAATTGTGGTATTTCTTCATGCTACGACACTGCTGTTTGACAAACATGTGGTAGTGAGAAACGACTTTAAAACGCATACCATAACctaaataaaaagtaatgtgtaataaattacaaaaaaactttatGATATTGATAGCTATTACTAATACCTCAGAGAGATCTCCGAGCCTGCTAGGCATATATAGTTAAAAGATTCATTGTAggttgaaaattttatttaattaaacaaaaatgcAAAGAAATCTTCTCTAGAGACAGTTCAATTCTTTCTAATACACACCCactctttaaaacttttttaactttttttgatAAACATGTCAACAATTTTCAATCGAAATgtcaagttttagcaaataaTCCTTtttaacaaatacctatttgtTTATGTAAGGCTTGCCTATCATTTGCAAG includes:
- the LOC137400668 gene encoding antifreeze protein Maxi-like, which produces MESALNDEINVGNEFHLCRTSIISLNTYIAATIAATIAATIAATIAATIAATIAATIAATIAATIAATIAATIAATIAATIAATIAATIAATIAATIAATIAATIAATIAATIAATIAATIAATIAATIAATIAATIAATIAATIAATIAATIAATIAATIAATIAATIAATIAATIAATIAATIAATIAATIAATIAATIAATIAATIAATIAATIAATIAATIAATIAATIAATIAATIAATIAATIAATIAATIAATIAATIAATIAATIAATIAATIAATIAATIHTNIAFLNQQYSFFFPLSLGS